In Chlorocebus sabaeus isolate Y175 chromosome 2, mChlSab1.0.hap1, whole genome shotgun sequence, the genomic stretch TATTAGACTTATTGAAGTTGGCCGTCTTTAATGGGGGATAttggtttgttttcacactgctataaagaactgcctgaaactgggtaatttataaagaaaagagatttaattgactcacaatccatatagctggggaggcctcaggaaacttaaaatcatggaggaaggcatctcttcacaaggcggcaggagagagaatgactgAAGGAGGAActtgccaaacacttataaaaccattagatctcatgaaaagtcactatcatgagaacagcctggggaaaACCTCCCCCACAatccaattacctccccctggtctctcccttcatatgtagggattatggggattacaatttgagatgagatttgggtggggacacagagccaaaccatatcttgAACATGATCTGCAGGCCATGAAGAATTCTCCATTTTCACTTCCTCCAGGTGGCTGAGAACAACCTGTGCAGCCAGTACGAGGAGAAGGTGCGCCCCTGCATCGACCTCATCGACTCCCTGCGGGCTCTGGGTGTGGAGCAGGACCTGGCCCTGCCGGCCATCGCTGTCATCGGGGACCAGAGCTCGGGCAAGAGCTCTGTGTTGGAGGCACTGTCAGGAGTTGCCCTTCCCAGAGGCAGTGGTAAGAACTTACATTCTATATTAGTCTGctcaggttgctataacaaaataccacagatggggtggcttacacaacaaaagcttattttctcacagttctggagactggaagtccaacaTCATGGTTTAGTTCCTCCTCACCGCTCCCCCACGCGGCCTTCCTTCTGCACACAAGCATCTCTGCTGTCTCTTTGTAAGggcatcagtcatattggattggggcccaccctaatgacctcatttaaccttaattaccgcTTTAAAGGccttattttcaaatacagtcccattaggggttagggcttcaacataggaatttggagGGAACACCATTTCATAACACTATCTCATTGCACATTTTTTTTCACGTAAGTAATATGTAATCTACAGTTTGAGGAGATCTGAATATAAATGCATTTGAGTCCCCCAGTTCAGAACTAGATCAGTGAGGGCTCAAAGAGTTCAAGCCTGGGATGGGTCTTGCAATATAAGTCAGGCATGGTAAGTAGAATACGGAAGGAGTTTACAGTAGGAGGACAGTGGTAAGGTGGCCTGGTGGCAGCAGGATACTTTCCTAATGGGGGTagagtgtgtgtgttgggaggatAATGGAAGATGTTCGGATGAGTTTGGGGGGTTTCCCCGTGTGGTCTGCCACCTGAGCTGATGGCAGAACACTGGGATGAGGCAGgaagccaagagtggtggctttCAAGTGTTAGTGAGCAAAAACTCACCTGGGTTACATATTCAGAATGCATGTTCTTGAGGTCACCCAGACATAGTGCGATGTCCCCATATATCAGAGGGTAAGaccagaaagattccagttttaaTGTTCCCACATATCGGAGGGTAAGACCAGaaagtttccagttttaaatgtcTCCCCAGATGAGTGtataaaagtttgagaaccatgggCCTAAGGCACTATGTAGGTCTTTTAAGAGCAAAGTGGAGCACTGATGTGGGCGTGGCCTTCTAGGGATCGTGACTAGATGCCCGCTGGTGCTGAAACTGAAGAAACTTGTGAACGAAGATGAGTGGAGAGGCAAGGTCAGTTACCAGGACTACGAGATTGAGATTTTGGATGCTTCAgaggtagaaaaggaaattaataaaggTGAGTACCCCCTGTTTGGATGCCTGGTCAAGCCTTCTGACATGCCTGGGGTCAGTTTGTAACTGTTCCTACTCCCACCTCCCTGGGCCTGTGCTGTTTCCTTAGGACCCCTTTCTCCTACACATCAGGCCCCAGTTCCTTCTACTTCTTTTACCTCATTATGACCAGCATGCTTGGATATCAGCATCTGAtagcaataatttatttctggctgggcacagtggcttgtgcttgtaatcccagctctttgggaggctgacgcaggaggattgcttgagcccaggagttcgagaccagccagggcaacatagtgagaccctgtctcttaaaaaaaaaaaaattaaaatagctgggcatggtggcatgcacccgtggtcccagctattctCAGGAAGCTGAACTGGGAGagctgcttgagcctgggaagtcaaggctgcagtgagctgtgaccttgccacagcactctagcctggcaacagagtgagaccctgtctcaaaaacacatcTATTGCTTATTATGTGAGTATCTAGAATAATGTGAACTTTGAAATGTAAAACTTGTCCCCAAATATGGACGATCTGTCCCTTAATCAAAGGCTTCCCTCCTTAGATCTGGCAGAAGAGGAGCCAGATGTGAGGGTGAGGGagctcctccccctcttcctttgTACAAAGAGCTCCACATTGTGGACTGGATCATCACTGAACCCGTCTCAGAACCAGCACCCTTTTCCTAAGAAAGCGGGGGAGTGCCTGGGCTCAGAACCAGCACCCTTTTCCTAAGAAAGGGGGGGAGTGCCTGGGTTTGCATAATCCTAACTTACGCTAACTCATGGCAGGCCTCCATAAATGCAAACCACAAGGATCAATTTGAAGTTGTCTGCAAGGGGAAGCGACACCAGCAGTGTAGATAGGGCAGAGTAGCTGACAAAGAGCAGCCACTGTGAGATGCACGGATAACATCTTCCTCTTGTGACCTTTCTGTTTTTCTAGCATGTCACATGATTAAGTTTCATTCACATTGGGAAGGTACTGAAGTGACATGAACTGATGCCCAGCAGTAGGAAGCGACAAGTTTAGCATTTGTAAAGGTGGAGCATTAATCACATTTGTTGACTGtttatagaaagataaataatgtTATTGACAAACCATGATTTTGAATTAGTTGGGATTAGGTTGGCTGCCTGCAGCAGAACACTCGAAATAACTGTGTGCGTTAGTCAGCCCTTGCTGTAAAACAAACCCATCTTAAAACTAATGGCTTAACCACTTTGATTTCTCATGATTTGATGGACCAGCCAGGCAGTTCTTCTCTGGGCTagctgggctggggctggtggTCCAGGATGGCCCTTGGCTGGAGTGACCAGGCCTTCTGTCTGTGTGGTCTCTCCCCTCCAGAAGGCTAAGCTGGACTTCTTAATTTGGGTGGAGGGGTTCCTAGCAGCAAAAGAGGGCAAGACCCAGCATCTAACACCTTTCAGTCTCTCTTGGCGTCGCACTGTGTAATATCCCCTTAGCCAGAGAAAGTCAAGTGGCCAAGCCCAATTTCAAGGGACAGATTCCCTCTCTCCATGGAAGTGACAAAGGCACCGAGTAAAGTAGCGTGCATACAGGGATGGAAGGGAATGTGGACACCACTGTGCCAGCAAGTTGCTAACACAGTGGTCTAAACAATGTAGAAGCTTTCTGTCCCTCTCATATAAGTCTGAAGGGGGACAGACCAGAGCTGACTGGGGATTGCAGTATCAGGAACCAAGACTTATTCTGATCCCGTTTCTTCATTGGGTGTGGCCTCTGTTTCCAAGGCCCCCCACCGCTGTGACTTAGTCAGCAAGTCCACTTTGAGGCCAGCTGGACCATGGCAAGGGACGTATCTCCACCTTCATAAGCACACTTTCTGGAAGTTGCACATAACATTTTCACATGGCCCACTGGCCAGAACCCGATCTCATGACCACATGGCAGGTACATGGATATTGGGGGAAATTAGTGGACCATAACCACTGTGATTTCCTAAGTTCTAAATTGATATCAAACATCCCAAAAAGACATTCTAGATGTAGAAAAGAGTAAAGTGATATTAGCCAACAATCTGATGAAACAAATTCCTATCCTGAAATTCATTAAGGAGGAAGgagcaaaataaaatcttattgggATGTTAGCAACCAGTGCTTATCTTAGCTAAAATAAGCACATTTCCCCATAtgattttccagtttatattttaggaatttccatatatttgtttttattttgcttggtTGCTGATTTGCTGCTGACACCAATGAGAAGGATTTAGGAATGCTACCAGGAAGAACTTCTTGCCTCAGCCCAGCTTTGGACTGGTCTAAGTGGGTGGCACTCATGGTGATGTTCTCACAAGGTCTCTCTACACACAGTGCTGGCCAACAGCAGGGAAAATACTGAGTTATCCTTTGAGATCTCTTTCGTCCCAATCACAGAAAATTGAACCTGCTCCAAATATGCTTTTATCCATGACTCACAGAGAGGAGAAGATACTTTCAGagtattcactgtcatgagatcCTTTCATCCTAAGCTCTGGGTTTGATTTTCCCTGCTTCTTCTCTAGCCCAGAATACCATCGCCGGGGAAGGAATGGGAATCAGTCATGAGCTAATTACCCTGGAGATCAGCTCCCGAGATGTCCCAGATCTGACTCTAATAGACCTTCCTGGGATAACCAGAGTGGCTGTGGGCAATCAACCTCCTGACATTGGGTATAAGGTCAGACTTCAGACCCATTCTGACCTTGGCATTGGTGTGGGGATGGGGGGGTGtgtgggaggggtgggaggagaaaaGGGGGCACTGTATTAGAGTAGCCATGAGTCCAGAGCTGAGTTAGTATTTGGAGGTGTGAGTGGGGAATTTAGAGAGCCCATTGATCAGTCTCTTCTGTCAAGTTGAATGGAAGCTTCTTTGGAGAAAGTGAGGTCAATGGGCCCAGTTGGAAACAtctatgtattttatgttttatgcaaTGCTATATCTAAAGTGCTGTGTATTAGGAAGGGGTCTTATGTGGGAAGAGAGCATTAAAAAGAAGTATAATGggccacacacagtggctcactcctataatcccagcactttgggaggctgaggcaggaggattccttgagcccaagagtttgacagaaacctgaacaacatagtgaagACCCCCTTCTCTataaaagaaaggttaaaaaattagccaggtatagtggcgtgcacctgtcaaCTactgggaggattgctggaaccagggaggctgcgatgagccatgattgtgccactgcactccagcctgggcaacagagcaagaacttgtctcaaaacaaaaacaaaacaagcaagaaagaaataGGTATAATGATATTTTAGTATCAGTGAATCTTACTTTACAGATTAAAGATTTAGGGGTGAAGTGGGGTTTTTTGGCCACCATTTTTCATTGTGACCATCAGATCTGAGGTCTTGGGGGTTAATTACCTGAAACCTGGTGGTTTTCCCTGAGCCTACAGCTCTGTTTCTGCCgcagataatttattttctcataattccaGCTTGGTAGGTACTTCCAGGGTTGCGTTTGTGGGTTCATTTCTCCAAAGTTACTTCTTTTGGGGGAAATACCCCTGGGACTCTCAGGGCCTGAAGCAAGTACAAGGTCAGGACCTGTCTCACCTCTCACTTGCCTTTGCTGTACTCATGAGTCACCTCCTCTCATTTCCTTACAGATCAAGACACTCATCAGGAAGTACATCCAGAGGCAGGAGACGATCAACCTGGTGGTGGTCCCCAGTAATGTGGACATCGCCACCACAGAGGCGTTGAGCATGGCCCAGGAGGTGGACCCCGAGGGAGACAGGACCATCGGTGAGAATGGGGAAGCCCACCCGTGCTTGGTGAGAATTGGGGAGCCCGCCTGTGCTCAGTGGTCTGCCAGTGGGCAAGTGTCCCTCCAGTCTCCATGGGCTTTGCTTAGTGGGAACCTGCCTCCACTAAGACCTGCTAAGGGGGCAGGTTTGGTGCCCACCAAGGCCAAGCGAAATGAGCTGCTTTTGACTTTCACTGGCTAGGTTACCTTGTAACCCTTATCTACTTGCTCAGAAAGGCACAGTGGGCTCGGAAGCAGGGCAAACTCAGGAAGCACATGGTATTCATTAAGAATGTGTTTGAGATGGGATGTCCATAACTCAagggacaaacaaaatgtggcgTGTTCTACAGTGGACCCCGCTGAAGGAGCTTGGGGAGAGCCACACACTGTTCCAGGAGGCATTTCTGCCTTCATGCAGCTTGCCACGGAGTTCTTTTCTGGAGCAGGGCTCCACTGGCCCCATGGTTCTGCAGGGCCCATGGCCTGCCCTCAAGCAAGGATGGGAGGAAACGCTGGGAGACTGGGGGCATGAGCGGTTGTTCGTTCACCTCTGCCTCGTGACTGGGCACGTTCTCTCCCCAAATACATCTGGCTCGCAGGAATCTTGACGAAGCCTGATCTGGTGGACAAAGGAACCGAAGACAAGGTTGTGGATGTGGTGCGGAACCTCGTGTTCCACCTGAAGAAGGGCTACATGATCGTCAAGTGCCGCGGCCAGCAGGAGATCCAGGACCAGCTAAGCCTGTCCGAAGCCCTGCAGAGAGAGAAGATCTTCTTTGAGGACCACCCACATTTCAGGTGCGCTCGCCTGGGTTTCATCACAGATCAATCCAAGCCCAGGATGTCAGGTCTTCCTGGGGAAAGTGGCAGCCGTCCCACagatgtgtggagtgtgtgtgtgactatGCTTGTTCCCCAACAAGGACTATGGAATTCAGCTAGAAGAATAGAAAGGGGATTACAAAATACTgcccccaagaaaaaaaaaaaaaaaacactaaaaaccaatcaaaatgaaaatagggAGAAAACAATGTACAATAATTTATTATGGTGCTAGAgccatattttataaaaacatgaatagaaaagaagtagaaagcccagaaatagacctggatgtatatatttgatacatgATAAACGCAGCATTTCAAATCAAATAGTGGACTATATCAGCTTGATTATCTATTAATGGTGTTGGGCTAattaatatttgggaaaaaaattaaaatactgctCTTACCTCATTATCCCAAAATAGTTAAAGTTTAAAGTCAAACATTAAAAGGAAGCAATAAGCATCCCAGAAGAAAAGGTAGGTAAATAGTTTATACGGCCTTTCTATCCCTCCTGCCAAAAGTGacattttttgaaaggaaaagacTGATAAATTGGTAAGATTTAAAATGATAAGACTATGTAGAGTTGTAAACATTCTTGCGTTCAGTTCTCCCAGAAGCCTACGGAGAGAGCCATTACTCAGAATTCCAGAAATATCAAACAGAAACTTACATGCTGTTCTGcacattcacaatagccaaaagatgagATGACTCAGTGTCATTGATGGACGGATGCAGAAAGCAATGTGGTCTGTACAAAAACGTGGAATACGTTCAGCCTTAGAAAGGGAAGGACATTCCaacacatgctgcaacatggatgaagcttgggAACATTCTACTAAGTTAACCCAGTCATAAGAGGACGGATACTGTCTGATTCCACTTAGCCGAGGTCCCTGGAGTAGTaagattcatagagacagaaagaatggtgggtgccaggggctgggggagagagaatggggaggTAGTGTTTAATGGGGCCATTGTTTCAGTCTGGGAATAGGAAAAGttctgaaggacagtggtgatggttgcataataGTGTGAACGTATTTAATGCCACTCAAGTGTACTCTTAAAGATGGTtaaatggtcaattttatgttatatgtgttTTACTACAATCTAGAAAAATTGACAGAGAAACTGAAGCTTAGGTATGAGTATACTCTTCACAAAAAGGCACAGAAACTCATGCTTCGCTGCTTCCTTTGTCCTAAAATGTCCTATAAAATGTGGGAAACCCTGTAATAACACCCTGGGAGCACAAATTTGGATCGGGTGAGAAGATGCTTGACTGACTTCCTCCAGGCAGCCCATGGTTTAAGTTTTTATCTCGGACAAGATATCTTGTGTCTCTTCTCCTCAGTGTTCTGCTACCCATTTATCTCGGTATGCTTCAATGTATTCGTATGAAGATATGTCTCTATCCATTATGATTACCTACACATATTACACATAGAAGGGGGTATGTGTTATATAAACGTGTCTATACATGCCTGTGTATTTTTGTGATGACCAAGTCTAGAGTCAAATACCATGATACACATGTATTATATCAGCTGGAAGGGCTCATTCCATATCATTGTTGAAATATCCTAGATTGCTAGAAGTCAGTCATAATCCTATTCAATCCAATTCTGAGTATTTGTTGGGTACCAATGGCAAGGCATTCTATCCAGTTGTAAACAACTGAAATTCACCTTGACTTTTCCCAACAGCAGAAGGCAGACATGCATGTTCTGGCTACATCAAGGTGGAAATCATTCCTGTGTTCTCTTCTAGGGATCTGCTGGAGGAAGGAAAGGCCACAATTCCCTGCCTGGCAGAGAAACTTACCAGCGAGCTCATCGCACACATCTGTGTAAGCACAGGCAGAGCTGTGGGTTCTCTGAAAAAAGTACTATGAACACAGAGCTGAACCTTGCTGGCTGCTTAAACATCGCTGTACACACAGATCTTCTGAGGATCTTGTTAAGATGCAGATTCAGATTCTGTGGGTCTGGAGTGGGGCCtaggattctgcatttctagcaagccCCCAGACGATGTGGATACTGCTTTTCAGGGGACCACAGTCTGGAGGGATGCTGACAGACTATCTCTACTgggccaaaataaaaattaaaatcttatgcACAAGCTACTAACTCTTCCTTTCCCATTGACAACCACTATTATAATGTCTTAGTCATTCTAATGAAcgtattttttaacttttgaaagcTTTGTAAAAGCTCTGTGGTTCTTTTTAGAAATCTGCCTGAATGTAGTCTcttcctttttcaaattttttttccctttttttttttttttttttttttttttttttttttgagacagagtctctctctattgcctaggttggagtgcggtggtgtgatcttggctcactgcaacctctgcctcctgggttcaagccattctcatacctcggccttctgagtagctgggattacaggtgcacaccaccatgcccagctaatttttgtatttttagtagcgtcagggtttcgccatgttggccaggctggcctttttcaaattttcaactcAGCACCAAGGTCTTCCACATGGTCCCCAGGAATGTGGGTGCAGAATGGGGTTGTTTTCCAGCTGACTGTGATGAGCGCAGAGCTCTTTGGGGTCCCATTCTATGCAGAAAAGGGATGCTTCCTTATTAGATTCCCCACCTCGAGTAAGCCCATGGGGGTTTTTTTGCCATTGTACCAAGTCAGGCTCGTAGGTTCACGTTTGAGTTTTCTTACCTAGACAGATGCCCTTGTGGCTGAGATAGGCTCCATTGCTGCCTCCTTCTTGAGCCCCTCCCTGGCCACTGTTACTGGGGCTGGCATCTGAGTACCCCTCACTGACTTGTCAGCCCACCGATACATTTTAAAGGTATGGCTTTCACATGTCAGCCGGCATTTTTAGATGTTTGCTATGGAAGTGTGAGCCAGCATATGGTGTCAACCGTATTGTTAATAACATAAGTCTCGAATCACCTTTTATTGATTGCAAACAACATAAAACTTGTTGAATCTCCAATTGCTCCAAATGCCACTTCTTCAGAACCTACTAAACAAGTGGATCCCTCCAGTCTTCCTCCAGAGAGTTTACCTAATTTGATGATAGGAGGAACTGCCCCTGGGTCGCTCTACCAGGGCCCAGCACCCATGCATAGTGGGTGCCTCAGTGCTGCTCATGAGGCTGCTGCCACAGGAGTCGGGAAGGGGGAAGACCTGAGCAGAAAACAGTGCCCCTAGCGTGTGTCCTCCTGCCCCCTACGTCTGGAAAAGCCTCCTCTTAGAGGAAGCCAGGAAGTCAAACGGCCCACACAGCCCCTATGTAGAGGGAGGCCCGGGATCTCCTTTTCATTCCCTGTTCATCTTTATAAATTCCCattattttctctccattttcctcaGAAATCTCTGCCGCTGTTAGAAAATCAAATCAAGGAGAGTCACCAGGGAATAACAGAGGAGCTACAAAAGTATGGTGTCGACATACcagaagatgaaaatgaaaaaatgttctttCTGATAGACGTGAGTGTTGCCAGCTGCATGGAGCTGGAGAAGCACATGTCATGGTCAAAAAAGGGACCCTGGGCCTTATGCACTTCCTTCTTCACTCCCCCAAGGGTGATCCAAAGACATCTGGCCTATAGCACTCAAAGGGTGGacaaggctgagggaggcagggcagggagtGCGGGTGTGTGGGGGGAGTCAGCAGTCAGGGATACTCAGGCTGCGTTGTACCCGCTCTGTCATGATCGTTGCCCAGATCCTTAAGGCAGTAAGGGGTGTGGGATAGGATTTTCTGGTGCCAAAACCTCTGCTTTCCTCTGATCCACAGTGTCCCATAAGGAAGCAAAGAATGACTCCCCACCCTCCACATAGGCACGGCCTCCAAACGACCTTGACCTTGGATTTGAAGTCTATCCACTTATACTGATGTTTTTCTTCTTGACAGAA encodes the following:
- the MX1 gene encoding interferon-induced GTP-binding protein Mx1, with the translated sequence MVLSEVDIVKADPAAASQPLLLNGDADVAQKSPGSVAENNLCSQYEEKVRPCIDLIDSLRALGVEQDLALPAIAVIGDQSSGKSSVLEALSGVALPRGSGIVTRCPLVLKLKKLVNEDEWRGKVSYQDYEIEILDASEVEKEINKAQNTIAGEGMGISHELITLEISSRDVPDLTLIDLPGITRVAVGNQPPDIGYKIKTLIRKYIQRQETINLVVVPSNVDIATTEALSMAQEVDPEGDRTIGILTKPDLVDKGTEDKVVDVVRNLVFHLKKGYMIVKCRGQQEIQDQLSLSEALQREKIFFEDHPHFRDLLEEGKATIPCLAEKLTSELIAHICKSLPLLENQIKESHQGITEELQKYGVDIPEDENEKMFFLIDKINAFNQDITALIQGEETVGEDDSRLFTRLRREFHKWGIIIENNLQEGHKITSRKMQKFENQYRGRELPGFVNYRTFETIIKQQIKALEEPAVNMLHTVTDMVRLAFTDVSMKNFEELFNLHRTAKSKIEDIRTEQEREGEKLIRLHFQMEQIVYCQDQVYRGALQKVREKELEEEKKKKSWDVGTFQPSSTDSSMEEIFQHLMAYHQEASKRISSHIPLIIQFFMLQTYGQQLQKAMLQLLQDKDTYSWLLKERSDTSDKRKFLKERLARLTQARRRLAQFPG